In Nostoc edaphicum CCNP1411, the sequence TTACCCAAAATGGTTTCCTGAGTATTTTAACAATATGCTAAGGTTGCAATTTATCACTAGAGTTTTTTCTTTCATCGGTGAGATTTTTGGTTTCAAATAACTTTTAAGAGATAAAATTAGCACCAGCATCATTGATGCCACAATTGGCAAAAGCCGAAAATCCCAACAACCCCATTCTTAATTATTCAATACCACTGGGGACAGCAAACTTTAGGATGTTTTTATGAACGCAGGCTTAAAACGCATTGAAGCAACTCTACATGATTTAGGGAATCGCGGCACTGCCTCTGCCGCTGAAACAGGTGATTCGACGACAAAACGGCCTTTCTCTTTTAGAATTAGCGTCGGAGCCAACGAACCCACAGAAAGTACACAAACTCCATCCTCTCAGAATGGGGAACTAAATACACAAGAACAAACAGTTGACTTGGGTGTAGATACTGACAGTGATTATCCTCACGAGCAAAATTTCTTTCCTCAGCACGACTCTGTGCAGACCTTTCAAGCAGAAGATCATGGTGGCAAAACACCCAGCCTACCCAAGTTGAAAACTCCAAGCTTTAGTAGCCATCGACACGGTGCCAATCCAGGATTGGCGATGAATCTATTGCAAGAAATTCAAGAAACTGTCGCCGGTTGGCAAACAGAATTGCAAAATATTTTGAAGCAAATTCAGGATATTTACTTAGAAGGCCCAATTGTCAATGGCTGGTTAGAATCCAATCCCACCGAACCAGAACCAGCAGGAACCGCAACACTGCGCCATGCAGAAGTTGACCGCCTGATGAACTACGTAGAAGAAATTTGCGCCAGTGGTGGGAAAGTATCTTATCAATCATCTATTACTGGCTACCGCCTCTGTGGTGTGGACGACACTGGTAAAGTCTGGTCGCGTCCATGTCCAGCGGATCAGGTTCCCAATGTTAGCATGGCGATCGCTCGTTACCAAAAGTTACGTCAACTGTTAGGGCGCAAGCAATCCTTGGAAACCCGCCTTAGTCAACTAGCCCAAACTCTTGTAGTTTTACACAGTCATATTCAACAAACGTGAAGTTTTAAAGATTATTTCCGAAGAAACTCGGTTGGTGAGTCAGTAACTTTTGGTTTAGATTAGCTCTCAGCAGTTGTGCATTGGATTTAAGATTTTAATCTAAAATCCCAAATCTCAAATCCAAAATTAAATTCATGCCAGACACCCAAATCTCTGCCATTATCTGTACTCACAATCGAGATACCTATTTAGGGGCTGCAATTGATAGTCTTTTAGCGCAAGATTTTGCTGCTGACTTTGAAATTGTGGTAATTGATAATGGATCTAGCGATCGCACTCGTGAAGTTGTAGAAGAAAGGGCCCACAATCCGCGCCTGAAATATGTTTTTGAACCCACCATTGGCTTATCTGTCGCTCGCAACACGGGTGCAAAAGTAGCCAGTGGTGATATTCTTGCTTATCTGGATGATGATGCCGTTGCCTGCCCTCACTGGTTACAAGTTTTATATTTTGCCTATTACAATAACTCTAAGCTTGCGATCGCAGGAGGTAAAGTTACTCTCATCTGGCCCCCAGGAATTCAACAACCACGGTGGCTATCTCCAGGCCTAGCTGCAAATTTGGGTGCATACGACTTGGGTGACAGTAACATCTACATCGAGCAACCTGGCTCAACACCCAGAGGCTTAAATTACTCCATCCGCCGCAGTTTCTTAGAAGAAATTGGCGGTTTTGATCCACATCTCGGTCGAGTGGGGAAAAATCTATTATCAAATGAAGAACTGCAAATGACCGAATTTGCCCTACAGCGTGGTTGGCAAGTCGCTTATCTTCCCGAAGCACTAGTCGCTCACAATGTAGCCCCAGAGCGCCTCCAACGCTCCTGGTTTTTAAACCGAGGCTGGTGGCAAGGTATCAGTGAATGTTATCGAGAACAACTCGCTGGTAAAGCTGGGATCGCTCAATTGCAGCGAGGTAGCGAACGGTTTATACGCGGCTTGTATAAGGCATTGCAATATTTCTCTGATCCCGCAGAACGGTTTGACAAACTTGTTTATGCTTATGGTCAGATTGGTTACTTAAATGCTGCTATTCAAGGTCTTTTATCTACATCAAATAAGAAATAACCAATAACATAATTTATACACGTATGTCATCTAAAATACCAGTTTCAGTACTAATTCCAGCTAAAAATGAACAAGTAAATTTGCCTGCGTGCCTTGCTAGCCTTAGCAGAGCAGATGAAATATTTGTAGTAGATTCTCAAAGTACCGACAACAGCATTGAAATTGCTAAAAGCCACGGTGTAAATGTCGTACAATTCAACTTCAATGGACGCTGGCCTAAAAAGAAAAATTGGTCTTTAGATAATCTACCTTTTCGCAACGAATGGGTACTAATTGTAGATTGCGATGAGCGCATCACCCCCGAACTTTGGGAAGAAATTGACCAAGCAATTCAAAACAATGAATATACAGGTTATTATCTGAACCGCCGTGTATTTTTCTTAGGAAAATGGATTCGCTATGGTGGTAAATATCCCGATTGGAATCTACGTTTATTTCAGCATAAAAAAGGTCGCTACGAAAATCTAAATACAGAAGATATTCCTAATACTGGTGATAATGAAGTTCACGAACACGTGATTTTGCAGGGGAAAGTTGGGTATCTCAAAAATGATATGCTTCATGAAGACTTCCGCGACCTTTACCACTGGTTAGAACGGCACAACCGTTACTCCAACTGGGAAGCCAGTGTTTATTTTAATATTCTCACAGGTAAAGATGATAGCGGTACTATCGGCGCGAATCTATTTGGTGATGCCGTACAACGCAAGCGCTTTTTGAAGAAAGTGTGGGTACACCTGCCATTTAAACCCCTTTTGCGGTTTGTTTTATTTTATATAATTCAACGTGGTTTTTTGGATGGCAAAGCAGGATATATCTATGCACGCTTGCTGAGTCAATATGAATATCAAATTGGCGTTAAACTTTACGAATTACGCAACTGTGGTGGTCACTTAAATACTGCAACTACCCCGAAGGAGGAAGCAGGGGAGCAGGGGAGCAGGGGAGCAGAAGGAAAGCTATTGACCATTGACTCCTAACTCATGACAAATGACAAATGACCAATGACAAATGACCAACCTTTCGTAGATTTACGCAAATACGACCAATCTTGGTTTGATCGAGGGCGTCCAAGTTGGTATGTATTATTATGGTGGTTTGTACAAGCGATCGCCTTTCCCCTCACTCCTCAACCGTTAAATATTCTGCGTTGTGCTTTGCTACGATTATTTGGCGCTCGTATCGGCAAAGGCGTATTAATTCGACCCACCGCCCGCTTCACCTATCCTTGGAAAGTCACTATTGGCAACTACAGTTGGGTTGGAGATAACGTAGTTTTATACAGCCTCGATCAAATTCATATTGGTGAACACTGCGTAATTTCCCAAAAAAGTTACCTGTGTACTGGTAGTCATGATCTCCAAGACCCTGCTTTTGGGTTGAAAACAGCGAGTATCACTATTGACAATGGTGCATGGGTAGCGGCAGATTGTTTCGTTGGGCCAGGAGTGCAAATCGGGGCTAATGCTGTGATTGGCGCTCGTAGTAGTGTTTTTACTAATATGCCCTCTGGGCAAGTTTGTTGGGGAAGCCCCTGTCGTCCCAAGACGGTTCGGTTGAAGGAGGTAGAAGGTTTTACCTCGATTGGGGATTCAGATCACTCCTGAATAAGCAGCCCCAAATTTTAATTTGGTGGTCTTAAACCGCCCTGTGATTTGCTCAGGTTTGTAGTAGAGGTTGTAGCCACTTACTACAAACCAATAGAATTAAATTTATTTACATTGCTTAACATAGTTTGAGCTATTTTTGTTTACTTAGTAGGGGCGTACAGCTAGCTGTACGCCCCTACTTTTGCAACATATTTATTTGCTTTTGGGAAGAGAATAAAAGTGCGATCGCTATATGCTTAAAGTGCTTACTCTCATAATAAGTTAAGTACTTGCCAAAATCGGTAATTATTACATTCAGAAGATTTTGATTGATCGGCGATATGTGAATTGGCAAGCTAAAATTGCAAGTAGCGTAGGCTAGTAAAAACCGCAGGCATCGCCGACATTGAATTCTCAATTTACAGTGCTCTAACCCAGAGGCTATGTACTTTTTACACATATAGGTGGTACTTATGTTGCCTACCTATAGGACTAATATTTGATTTCTGAAAAAGCTCCGTACATTTGAAGAGTCGCAAAATCAAAGGTAGTGTGCCGGATAAACCACTCAAACATCCATTTGAGATGTGAGAACGAAGGAATCAAGGCACAGAAACGCCGCACCCAGGTTTTAGCTTGTAACCAAATATCCTCAATTGGATTTTGTGACGGGCAATTAGGAGCAAAGCGGACGCAGTGAATTTTCCACTCCTCTTGAGACAAATCTTGGTTTACCTCGCCTAAAAAGTTTTGAACCAGATGTGAACGATGGTAAGAAGCACCATCCCAAAAAGAAGTAATCTTTGATTGGGGGGACTGATCTAATAAATAACGTAGATAATCAATTGTATTTTCTGAGTTACCTGCGTTATACGCTTTTAGTAGTAAGCTTCCCTCCAGATAGTCAACTGCCCCGTAGTATGTCTGTTTGTCTCGTATATTAACAACTCTCACTGCTATTTCTTGGTCAGTTTTTCCCCAGACATACCCACTTAAATCTCCCCACATTAAATGACACTCATCAAGCAGCAATACTCTCAACTTTCCTTCTTCAATTTCCTGCCGATGCCTTGCCAATAGTGTTTCAATCTCTTTTTTTTTTGCAGCAACAGCGTCCTCGTCAGCTTTTGGATTTAAAGAAGTAGTTTTCTTCCAACTAATTCCTGCCGCATCAAATAAGTCATAATAGCTCCGCTTTGACTCATAAGTTACATCATATTCAAAAGCCAATTTATATTCGAGTTCACCAAGTTCCCAACATTCTTTTGTTTGCAACCAACTTAAAACTTCTTCTCGTTGTTGAGCAGTTAAGTAACTTTTTTTTCCCTTGTGGTTCAGGCGCAGTCCCGAAATTCCATCTTCCTCATAAGCTTGCTTCCAGCTTGTTATCGAACCCAGTGACACATCTAAAATTGTTTGAATTTCCTCATACTTGTAGCCTTGATAAACCAATTTGACTGCCAACGCTTTCCTCACCTCACGCGCATCTGGGCGATCATCTATAAATTCTTGTAGTTCTGCGATCGCGGCTTGTAGATGCTGGTTTATCATTGTTAGCTATTAGACAAATATTCTGTCCGTATTATCTCGTAGTTTTTTTCAGAAATCAAATATGATTCCTATATAAGGTTTACTTGATTTAGGACTCCTATTTGATTTCTGAACAAAACTCAGTACACCTTTATTCCATATTCCCCATATCTACGAGTGATTCAGGAATCAAATCAAATTGCTATTCTCTGGAAATAGTTTACTTTTAATTAAATCTTTTTGCTTTCAAGTTCAAAATTCGTGCATATCTAAAAAATTTAGCAGAAGATGTAATATGCCAAATCAGCAGGGATATAGTCTAATTAGTAATTTTTTTGCCATTCCAACAAGTAGGTGATCAAGTACCGATTACCACCCATTTTTCTCATCTTGCAAAAGATTTTAAAGACAAACAAATTTGATAAAATTTAAAATAAATTTAATAAGAGGCAAGTATGAATTTTAATAAAAATGAAAAATCTGTCATTTTAATAATCGATGATACTCCTATTAACCTAGAAGTATTATTCGATTTTTTAGAGTATTACGGCTTTAAAGTTTTAGTAGCCGAAGATGGGAAAAATGCACTTAGTACAGCAGAACATGCCTTGCCTGATCTAATTTTATTGGATGTATTAATGCCAGGAATCGATGGTTTTGAGACTTGCAGACTTTTGAAAAAGAATCCCGCCACTCAAGATATTCCTGTAATCTTCATAACTGCCATGAATGACAAGGTGGATAAAGTCAAAGGGTTGAATCTTGGGGCAGTAGATTACATCACTAAACCTTTAGAACATGAAGAAGTTTTAGCTAGAGTCAATACCCATTTACGTTTACGAAACCTCACAAAAAAACTCACAGAGCAAAATAGGCGTTTAGAGATGGAAATCTTTGAGCGCCAGCAGGTAGAGGAAAAACTGCGATGTCATTCAGATGCATTAGACGAGTGGAACAATCGCTATCAAGCAATAATTCAAGCGAGTGGCCAGATTCTCTACGATTGGCATTTGCATACCAATGATATTAAATATGGTGGCAATGTAGAGCGAATATTAG encodes:
- a CDS encoding glycosyltransferase family 2 protein, which codes for MPDTQISAIICTHNRDTYLGAAIDSLLAQDFAADFEIVVIDNGSSDRTREVVEERAHNPRLKYVFEPTIGLSVARNTGAKVASGDILAYLDDDAVACPHWLQVLYFAYYNNSKLAIAGGKVTLIWPPGIQQPRWLSPGLAANLGAYDLGDSNIYIEQPGSTPRGLNYSIRRSFLEEIGGFDPHLGRVGKNLLSNEELQMTEFALQRGWQVAYLPEALVAHNVAPERLQRSWFLNRGWWQGISECYREQLAGKAGIAQLQRGSERFIRGLYKALQYFSDPAERFDKLVYAYGQIGYLNAAIQGLLSTSNKK
- a CDS encoding glycosyltransferase family 2 protein, with translation MSSKIPVSVLIPAKNEQVNLPACLASLSRADEIFVVDSQSTDNSIEIAKSHGVNVVQFNFNGRWPKKKNWSLDNLPFRNEWVLIVDCDERITPELWEEIDQAIQNNEYTGYYLNRRVFFLGKWIRYGGKYPDWNLRLFQHKKGRYENLNTEDIPNTGDNEVHEHVILQGKVGYLKNDMLHEDFRDLYHWLERHNRYSNWEASVYFNILTGKDDSGTIGANLFGDAVQRKRFLKKVWVHLPFKPLLRFVLFYIIQRGFLDGKAGYIYARLLSQYEYQIGVKLYELRNCGGHLNTATTPKEEAGEQGSRGAEGKLLTIDS
- the hpsU gene encoding hormogonium polysaccharide biosynthesis acetyltransferase HpsU yields the protein MTNDQPFVDLRKYDQSWFDRGRPSWYVLLWWFVQAIAFPLTPQPLNILRCALLRLFGARIGKGVLIRPTARFTYPWKVTIGNYSWVGDNVVLYSLDQIHIGEHCVISQKSYLCTGSHDLQDPAFGLKTASITIDNGAWVAADCFVGPGVQIGANAVIGARSSVFTNMPSGQVCWGSPCRPKTVRLKEVEGFTSIGDSDHS
- a CDS encoding IS630 family transposase produces the protein MINQHLQAAIAELQEFIDDRPDAREVRKALAVKLVYQGYKYEEIQTILDVSLGSITSWKQAYEEDGISGLRLNHKGKKSYLTAQQREEVLSWLQTKECWELGELEYKLAFEYDVTYESKRSYYDLFDAAGISWKKTTSLNPKADEDAVAAKKKEIETLLARHRQEIEEGKLRVLLLDECHLMWGDLSGYVWGKTDQEIAVRVVNIRDKQTYYGAVDYLEGSLLLKAYNAGNSENTIDYLRYLLDQSPQSKITSFWDGASYHRSHLVQNFLGEVNQDLSQEEWKIHCVRFAPNCPSQNPIEDIWLQAKTWVRRFCALIPSFSHLKWMFEWFIRHTTFDFATLQMYGAFSEIKY